From a single Intestinibaculum porci genomic region:
- a CDS encoding IS110 family RNA-guided transposase: MKNNIFSKQYDLFIGLDVSKGKADAAIYKRNRDRNVKSKFVRKAIKFKFTKPGVDEFLDTVRHYKDEDCLSVLFTMEVTGVYSDNVYMYIRDHLQESEAVKFLDTKFVDRWRDAHGYAKSDPLDAKTIAQMCATDDDARYVEKAPNYNEENNKKGHANLKILTHRYQQLNKQLNAEYNRLSAQCEKFFPELTAVFSIRSATALAILEAYPTAHHIIKSSKNEVFNVAYEASKHRCKEAKIDDLFDLCENTIVTLNVPQEAELITVEMVSSIRNLLQTRRNYKKMMVNLASEQPAFKRLQTLIGVGEESAAMILGEVYDIALSKKAENFASYCGLTPRNKKSGSSVDTHGKISKMGSPILRHAIYLASEYARRHNPYLANLFARVKNGNKKRHKLATVAVANKMARYIYAILKHDSDFVLLYEDLMKLPEDTRATFFQSITTDIPEKTRRCIYKYSDENGVVHDFTFTGNDPEE, encoded by the coding sequence GTGAAAAACAATATCTTTTCAAAACAATATGATTTATTTATCGGTTTAGACGTTTCTAAAGGCAAAGCAGATGCTGCCATTTATAAACGTAACAGAGATAGAAATGTTAAATCCAAATTTGTTCGAAAGGCGATAAAGTTTAAATTCACCAAGCCAGGTGTCGATGAGTTCCTCGATACCGTTAGACATTACAAAGATGAAGACTGCCTGAGCGTTCTTTTCACAATGGAAGTAACAGGCGTGTACTCTGACAATGTCTATATGTATATACGCGATCATCTCCAGGAAAGTGAAGCAGTTAAGTTTCTGGATACTAAATTCGTTGACAGGTGGCGCGATGCACACGGATATGCCAAATCCGATCCACTTGACGCTAAGACTATTGCACAGATGTGCGCAACTGATGATGATGCACGTTATGTTGAAAAAGCTCCTAATTACAACGAAGAAAACAACAAAAAAGGACATGCGAATCTAAAAATTCTGACGCATCGCTATCAGCAGCTGAATAAACAGCTAAATGCTGAATACAATCGACTGAGTGCACAGTGTGAAAAGTTCTTCCCGGAGCTTACCGCTGTTTTCTCAATACGTTCTGCGACTGCGCTTGCAATCTTAGAGGCATATCCTACTGCACATCATATCATTAAATCTTCTAAAAATGAAGTCTTTAATGTGGCTTACGAGGCCTCTAAGCATCGCTGTAAGGAAGCTAAAATAGACGATTTGTTCGATCTTTGTGAAAATACCATTGTTACTCTTAATGTTCCTCAGGAAGCTGAACTGATCACCGTTGAAATGGTCAGCAGTATCAGAAATCTGCTTCAGACAAGGAGAAACTACAAGAAAATGATGGTTAATCTTGCTTCAGAACAGCCTGCATTTAAGCGTCTTCAGACATTAATCGGTGTTGGTGAAGAATCCGCAGCTATGATTCTTGGTGAGGTATATGACATAGCTCTTTCCAAGAAAGCGGAAAACTTTGCATCATACTGTGGATTAACGCCAAGAAATAAGAAATCAGGTTCATCAGTTGATACCCATGGGAAGATTTCCAAAATGGGATCGCCTATCCTCAGACACGCTATATACCTGGCATCAGAGTATGCCAGACGGCATAATCCATACCTTGCCAACCTTTTTGCAAGGGTTAAAAATGGCAATAAGAAGCGCCATAAGCTTGCAACAGTAGCTGTTGCCAATAAGATGGCACGTTATATTTACGCTATTCTTAAGCATGATAGTGATTTCGTACTGCTTTATGAGGATCTCATGAAGCTTCCGGAAGATACCCGAGCCACGTTCTTCCAAAGTATTACTACTGACATTCCAGAAAAGACAAGAAGATGTATTTACAAATATTCTGATGAGAATGGTGTAGTACATGATTTTACCTTTACTGGAAATGACCCAGAAGAGTAA
- a CDS encoding SpaA isopeptide-forming pilin-related protein produces the protein MTNTEKTYTNTATWGDSKSSQETTVTRTVKEISKGVEQNGSNLEYSLEINPAGKDLNPGADTLTLDDTLTIPNDVKAYLDLESIKLYRFDHSKDKHRGVIISPSLYKFKYDSKNHKIHVELQDRMPCVLVYTYTIVANKNGNYYISNNANLAGVFDTQYGDNFNINLSSASGSQSKVVLTKVDEDNSTKLLSDAGFSIEKREKVDGKWTWVWQDPKDVASTQAPTKEVTIDQDSQVKKNVLVTGSDKNKGKISFTKLSENALYRIKEVSAPEGYRLSDQYYYVIKKEKDGNITEDNLINNLDTDVKKEIDASQDQNKIKSKINFFESTGGSFYVSNKYARLTINKSWVDKDGNVITPTSNEVSLSLYRYKLLNENSTVNVKVNVTNLQYKNETFTLTKGSKIIAKITDINDLGTIKDENGINYGKTYVMGPFSSDTDVNISIENGGYSLKFESVAPSPILDKNNGEFVGNIKLLKDKNWIYSDDNLPSQDDKGNKYVYAVKETSIKGESMSDYKVIYMGNYIQAGTINVTNQETGDKKYTLPSTGGIGTKKYYLLGTLLSMLGVIYILMKLGKGGLFRKEDHS, from the coding sequence ATGACTAATACTGAAAAAACTTATACTAATACTGCAACATGGGGAGATTCAAAGTCTTCTCAGGAAACAACAGTTACAAGAACTGTCAAAGAAATTAGTAAAGGTGTTGAACAAAACGGAAGTAATTTAGAATATTCCCTTGAGATCAATCCGGCAGGAAAAGATCTTAATCCTGGTGCAGATACTTTGACGTTGGATGATACATTAACTATTCCTAATGATGTGAAAGCTTATTTGGATTTAGAAAGCATCAAGTTATACAGATTTGATCATTCTAAAGATAAGCATAGAGGTGTAATTATATCTCCAAGCTTATATAAATTTAAATATGATAGCAAAAATCATAAGATTCATGTAGAACTGCAAGATCGAATGCCGTGTGTGTTAGTTTATACGTATACTATTGTTGCTAACAAGAATGGCAATTATTATATTTCAAATAATGCTAATCTTGCAGGTGTATTCGATACTCAATATGGAGATAACTTTAATATTAATTTGTCCTCAGCATCAGGAAGCCAAAGTAAAGTTGTTTTAACTAAAGTTGATGAGGACAACAGTACAAAACTGTTATCTGATGCTGGATTTAGTATTGAAAAAAGAGAAAAAGTCGATGGAAAATGGACTTGGGTATGGCAAGATCCAAAGGATGTTGCGTCAACTCAGGCTCCAACAAAGGAAGTAACAATTGATCAAGACAGTCAAGTTAAGAAAAATGTATTGGTTACTGGAAGTGATAAGAATAAAGGTAAAATTTCGTTTACAAAGCTTAGTGAAAATGCGTTGTATCGAATTAAAGAAGTGTCTGCTCCAGAGGGTTATAGATTAAGTGATCAATATTATTATGTAATAAAAAAAGAAAAAGATGGTAATATAACCGAAGATAATTTAATAAATAACTTAGATACAGATGTAAAAAAAGAAATTGATGCGAGTCAAGATCAGAATAAAATTAAAAGCAAAATCAATTTCTTTGAGAGTACTGGTGGTTCATTCTATGTATCAAATAAATATGCTAGATTGACTATTAATAAATCGTGGGTTGATAAAGATGGAAATGTGATAACTCCTACATCAAATGAAGTTAGTTTAAGCCTTTATCGATATAAGCTCTTAAACGAAAATTCTACTGTTAATGTAAAAGTGAATGTCACAAATCTTCAATATAAAAACGAGACATTTACTTTGACAAAAGGAAGTAAAATTATTGCGAAGATCACAGATATAAATGATCTGGGAACTATTAAAGATGAGAATGGTATTAATTATGGTAAGACATATGTGATGGGACCGTTTAGTTCTGATACTGATGTGAATATTTCAATTGAAAATGGTGGTTATAGTCTTAAGTTTGAATCCGTTGCTCCTTCTCCTATACTAGATAAAAATAATGGTGAATTCGTAGGAAATATCAAATTATTGAAAGACAAAAATTGGATATATTCAGATGATAATTTACCTTCCCAAGATGACAAAGGAAATAAATATGTATATGCAGTTAAGGAAACATCTATAAAAGGTGAATCTATGAGTGATTATAAAGTTATTTATATGGGTAACTATATACAAGCTGGTACGATTAATGTTACAAACCAGGAAACTGGTGATAAGAAATATACTCTACCATCAACTGGTGGTATAGGTACTAAGAAATATTATCTACTTGGAACGCTGCTAAGCATGCTAGGAGTAATATACATATTAATGAAATTGGGAAAAGGAGGACTCTTTAGAAAAGAAGATCATTCTTAA
- a CDS encoding isopeptide-forming domain-containing fimbrial protein, giving the protein MKHFKKFFSYLVALTMVLSLAAFTGVKVHAENAAEATTYTLTLKGTAKDHTYEAYQVFKGDLSGDTLSNIQWGTGIDSTKKDKLISALKGDNTLKDKFGSVTDAASVAEALEGVASNSAEMDAFAQVVGQYLSTTSTSKSSTVNDNKTEITGLAAGYYLVKDKDGSLDGKSDAYTKFIVQVVGNAESDIKSGVPTVEKKVKDTNDSTGETSNWQDSADADFNDNVKYKITGTMPSNIGSYTSYQYIFTDTMSKGLTYKASDSDNNVKNYEIYFYANKDDAAKDAKVKGVNITDSFKDNGEGESVTNSSDAKYNGGKKFTWTCSDLKSINSLKDEKGNSKLTENSAIVVYYEAKLNEGAAIGAAGNPNKVDLTYSNNPNKGGEGETGKTPEDKNIVFTYKLDVNKYKDNKNDVNNKTDEAEFKLYKEIKGTNDKPDSVNEVTLTKANKVYSAVRLDDGVYILQETKAPDGYNKMDGSVKFGSTTYENAKEFTISAKHDTTSDDPKLTELTGGNVKSGEATFTFTPDTSAGLLTADVVDKKGSILPSTGGMGTTLLYVAGGILVACAAAYVVMSRKHSTNK; this is encoded by the coding sequence ATGAAACATTTCAAGAAATTCTTTAGTTATTTAGTTGCACTGACAATGGTATTGTCTTTAGCAGCATTCACTGGTGTGAAAGTACATGCTGAAAATGCTGCTGAAGCTACTACTTACACATTAACATTAAAAGGAACTGCAAAGGATCATACCTATGAAGCTTACCAGGTTTTCAAAGGTGATTTAAGCGGAGATACCTTATCAAACATTCAGTGGGGTACTGGTATTGATAGCACTAAGAAAGATAAATTAATTAGTGCTTTAAAGGGAGATAATACATTAAAAGATAAATTTGGCAGTGTTACAGATGCTGCAAGCGTTGCAGAAGCTTTAGAAGGTGTAGCAAGCAATTCTGCTGAAATGGATGCGTTTGCTCAGGTTGTTGGACAGTATTTATCTACTACAAGTACAAGCAAATCATCTACTGTCAATGATAATAAAACTGAGATTACAGGTTTAGCTGCTGGTTATTATTTAGTAAAAGATAAAGATGGTTCTCTGGATGGAAAGTCAGATGCTTATACTAAATTTATCGTCCAGGTTGTTGGTAATGCAGAATCAGACATCAAATCAGGTGTACCTACTGTAGAAAAGAAAGTAAAAGATACAAATGATTCAACTGGTGAAACTTCTAATTGGCAGGATTCAGCTGATGCTGATTTTAATGATAATGTTAAATATAAAATCACTGGGACAATGCCTAGCAACATTGGCTCATATACATCTTATCAGTATATCTTTACAGATACTATGTCAAAGGGTTTAACATACAAGGCTTCAGATTCAGATAACAATGTTAAAAACTATGAGATTTACTTCTATGCAAACAAGGATGATGCAGCTAAAGATGCTAAGGTTAAAGGCGTTAATATTACTGATTCATTTAAAGACAATGGTGAAGGAGAATCTGTAACAAACAGTAGCGATGCTAAATATAATGGTGGCAAAAAGTTTACTTGGACATGCAGTGACTTAAAATCAATTAATTCTTTAAAAGATGAAAAAGGTAATAGTAAGCTTACCGAAAATTCTGCTATTGTAGTTTATTATGAAGCAAAATTAAATGAAGGTGCTGCAATCGGTGCTGCAGGGAACCCTAATAAAGTTGATTTAACTTATTCTAATAACCCTAACAAGGGTGGCGAAGGTGAAACTGGTAAGACTCCAGAAGATAAGAACATCGTCTTCACTTATAAGTTAGATGTAAATAAATATAAAGATAACAAAAATGATGTAAATAATAAAACAGATGAAGCTGAATTCAAATTATACAAGGAAATTAAAGGAACAAATGATAAACCTGATAGTGTAAACGAGGTAACTTTAACTAAAGCTAACAAAGTTTATAGCGCAGTACGTCTTGATGATGGTGTATACATCTTACAGGAAACAAAGGCACCAGATGGTTATAACAAGATGGATGGATCAGTGAAATTTGGTTCAACAACTTATGAAAATGCTAAAGAATTTACAATCAGTGCAAAACATGATACAACATCTGATGATCCTAAGTTAACTGAACTTACTGGTGGTAACGTAAAGTCTGGTGAAGCTACATTTACATTTACACCTGATACAAGTGCTGGTTTATTAACAGCTGATGTAGTAGATAAGAAAGGTTCAATCTTACCTTCAACAGGTGGTATGGGTACAACATTATTATATGTAGCAGGTGGTATCTTAGTAGCATGTGCTGCTGCATATGTAGTAATGAGTAGAAAACATTCTACTAATAAATAA
- a CDS encoding Cna B-type domain-containing protein: protein MKRLFSILLSLLLVVLNSQSLLHAQDLSSLTITKTQSGMNVHLYQIASIDNDQYSYTKEFSDAKNTSIDLNNLKTSEDLAVAAQTLKGYAANVKGNDLKADGESLTFSSLSKGLYLLLVDDYTSGNTTYTYLPYLIAIPQTTQVELSKYSTTEIHKYSLVKHWVNSTNTPDSILVDLYNGSTLEKTITLSNSNNYSYSWTTDTTKNYSIKEHEVAGYSASVASSESDGIMYFVLTNTKNTTTTTENNGNTPNYNTPNNNTTKTTTGKKTTTTSNNGKDNTPTYKTKTTTPTKATTSTTGDHGSGTTNTYANKRVKTGDETHIAIYVILMATAGVLLILVGRFMRND from the coding sequence ATGAAGAGGTTATTTAGTATCTTATTGTCATTGTTACTTGTGGTACTGAATAGTCAGTCACTCTTACATGCTCAAGATCTTTCATCCCTGACAATTACTAAAACACAGTCAGGGATGAATGTGCATCTTTACCAAATCGCAAGTATTGACAATGATCAATATAGCTATACAAAGGAATTTAGTGATGCAAAGAATACAAGTATTGATTTAAATAATCTCAAGACGAGTGAAGATTTAGCAGTGGCTGCACAGACTTTAAAAGGATATGCAGCTAATGTGAAAGGAAATGATCTTAAAGCTGATGGAGAAAGCTTAACTTTTTCTTCATTAAGTAAAGGATTATATCTCTTACTGGTTGATGATTATACAAGTGGGAATACCACTTATACATACTTGCCATATCTCATTGCGATTCCACAAACTACGCAGGTAGAGTTATCTAAATATTCAACGACTGAGATCCATAAGTATTCACTTGTTAAGCATTGGGTCAATAGTACGAATACACCTGATTCTATCTTAGTGGATTTATATAATGGTTCGACTTTAGAGAAGACCATTACATTATCAAATAGTAATAACTACTCTTATTCATGGACAACTGATACGACTAAGAATTATAGTATCAAGGAACATGAAGTAGCTGGTTATAGTGCGAGTGTTGCTTCTTCTGAAAGTGATGGCATAATGTATTTTGTTTTAACGAATACTAAGAATACAACTACCACAACAGAAAATAATGGCAATACACCTAACTATAACACCCCTAATAACAATACAACGAAAACGACGACTGGTAAGAAAACTACCACAACAAGTAATAATGGAAAAGATAACACGCCAACGTATAAGACAAAGACCACTACACCTACAAAAGCTACGACTTCAACAACTGGTGATCACGGTAGTGGAACAACGAATACGTATGCTAATAAGAGAGTGAAGACCGGTGATGAAACACACATTGCGATCTATGTAATTTTAATGGCAACGGCGGGTGTTCTGTTAATCTTGGTTGGTCGTTTTATGAGAAATGATTAA